Proteins co-encoded in one Deefgea piscis genomic window:
- a CDS encoding DNA-binding protein, giving the protein MAREGVSYEQVAAVADALVGDGQQATIRAIRERLGTGSPNTIHRHLAAWRDARPQMAAVVAALPDALTAAIAAEIAKAASTARAEVEGRLVLAQTEASELAAVGEILEGERDTLAEHIVILTTERDREAATAAERATELERQGQELQRERSAAEAARIEVAQTRNKLENQAEKLTEQQALIAQLQAQLELERQGRIDAEKLAAVTAAKLEAAEHRAQVAEAATDELKRQLNQVRELATLESSKAEMANTTIATLNGKIESLQTQIQQQARELDAAQQEVKAALQTAAELRGQLTANAK; this is encoded by the coding sequence ATGGCACGAGAAGGTGTTTCTTACGAGCAAGTCGCTGCGGTCGCTGATGCCTTGGTGGGTGATGGTCAACAAGCCACCATTCGCGCCATCCGAGAACGGCTGGGAACGGGTAGCCCGAATACAATCCACCGCCACCTTGCTGCGTGGCGTGATGCGCGTCCACAAATGGCGGCGGTTGTCGCGGCATTGCCTGATGCGCTGACTGCAGCGATTGCGGCAGAAATCGCTAAGGCAGCATCGACTGCAAGGGCGGAAGTCGAAGGGCGTTTAGTGTTGGCACAAACCGAAGCCAGTGAATTGGCTGCGGTGGGTGAAATCCTGGAAGGGGAGCGCGATACCCTTGCCGAACACATTGTCATCCTGACCACTGAGCGGGATCGTGAAGCGGCCACTGCGGCAGAACGAGCCACCGAACTGGAGCGTCAAGGGCAAGAACTGCAACGCGAGCGCAGCGCCGCCGAAGCGGCGCGGATCGAAGTCGCGCAGACTCGCAACAAACTCGAAAACCAAGCTGAAAAACTCACCGAGCAACAGGCTTTAATCGCTCAATTGCAAGCACAGCTGGAACTGGAGCGCCAAGGGCGCATCGACGCTGAAAAACTGGCTGCTGTTACTGCTGCCAAACTGGAAGCGGCTGAGCATCGCGCTCAAGTGGCCGAAGCGGCCACCGATGAATTAAAGCGCCAACTTAACCAAGTGCGGGAATTGGCTACACTGGAAAGCAGCAAAGCTGAAATGGCCAACACCACCATTGCGACCTTGAACGGCAAAATTGAATCCTTGCAAACTCAAATCCAACAACAAGCCCGCGAACTGGATGCCGCTCAGCAAGAAGTCAAAGCCGCATTACAAACCGCCGCCGAATTACGGGGCCAGTTAACGGCCAACGCCAAATAA
- a CDS encoding replication initiator protein A has translation MAEMKTLSVADLEANPEAYKVAMTGYIVSRGAIPFTDEKATPAFFAAMFGDPQFLAAFENAKAKIAERNAGAPDLDEKPEIAAPRQGSIFELLSQRTAEAKQRKDASLKTRESESLTTDNPNLAPVRHLQADFFVCDLVDYALKDDQASMEAPIFSLSTREDLKVWKWTSEDGKKSVEVQPSVCGRATQHDKDVLIYCTSQLTEAINQKKKPSKTVRFTAYDLLVATNRNICGRDYDRLKAALDRLAGTRIKTDIKTGGERATKNFGLIDSWEIVEKSPEDSRMVAIEVTLSDWLFSAIQAHEVLTILPDYFRLRKPLERRLYEIARKHVGKQGSWKISLSALHGKSGSTDVVRNFKSKLKEIIEADTIPQYRYQLCSGDVVMVYDRDPNAALKSLL, from the coding sequence ATGGCTGAAATGAAAACTCTCAGTGTTGCTGATCTTGAGGCCAATCCCGAAGCCTACAAAGTGGCGATGACGGGTTACATCGTTAGCCGTGGTGCAATTCCATTTACGGATGAAAAAGCAACGCCAGCCTTTTTTGCTGCGATGTTCGGCGACCCTCAGTTTTTGGCTGCGTTTGAAAATGCGAAGGCGAAGATTGCGGAGCGGAATGCTGGAGCGCCTGATCTTGACGAGAAACCAGAGATAGCTGCGCCTAGACAAGGTAGCATTTTTGAATTGCTGAGTCAGCGCACTGCCGAGGCCAAGCAACGCAAAGACGCCAGTTTGAAAACGAGAGAGTCTGAATCATTAACAACAGATAATCCAAACCTTGCTCCTGTTAGGCATTTGCAGGCTGATTTCTTCGTTTGTGATCTGGTTGATTACGCACTTAAAGACGATCAAGCCAGTATGGAAGCGCCTATATTTTCACTTTCGACTCGCGAAGATTTAAAAGTTTGGAAGTGGACAAGTGAAGATGGAAAAAAAAGCGTTGAAGTTCAACCGTCTGTATGTGGACGAGCTACGCAGCACGACAAAGATGTTTTGATCTACTGCACTAGTCAATTAACAGAGGCGATCAATCAAAAAAAGAAGCCATCAAAAACAGTTCGATTTACTGCTTATGATTTGTTGGTTGCAACTAATAGAAATATCTGTGGGCGTGACTATGACAGGTTAAAGGCGGCATTGGATCGTTTAGCGGGAACTCGAATTAAAACTGACATAAAGACAGGAGGAGAGCGGGCGACAAAAAACTTTGGATTAATTGACTCTTGGGAAATCGTCGAAAAATCACCTGAAGATTCTAGGATGGTTGCCATCGAAGTCACGCTTTCGGATTGGCTTTTTAGCGCAATCCAAGCTCATGAAGTTTTAACCATTCTCCCTGATTATTTCCGCTTGAGGAAACCACTAGAGCGTCGTTTGTACGAGATTGCTCGCAAGCATGTAGGGAAACAAGGTTCTTGGAAAATTAGCCTTAGTGCTCTGCATGGAAAGAGTGGCAGTACTGATGTTGTGCGAAATTTTAAAAGTAAACTGAAAGAGATTATTGAGGCCGACACCATTCCGCAGTATCGCTATCAATTATGCTCTGGCGATGTAGTAATGGTTTATGACCGAGATCCAAATGCAGCGCTTAAGTCTCTACTATGA
- a CDS encoding ParA family protein, producing MRTLVVASQKGGVGKTTIAGHLAVMAELSNAGPVALIDTDPQGSLSSWWNERQAERPLFASVDIANLSMHLKKLAKAGVKLAIIDTPPAVTGTIRDVLAVADLVLIPTRPSPHDLRAVGSTVDLVEQAGKRMVFVINGAAARARITGEAAVALSQHGTVAPVTLYQRTDFAASMIDGRTVQELDANSKSAEEIKNLWMYVFTQIHKVDTVRTNVTA from the coding sequence AGCTGGGCATCTTGCTGTTATGGCTGAACTTAGCAACGCTGGACCTGTTGCTTTAATTGATACTGACCCGCAAGGAAGCTTGTCTAGTTGGTGGAATGAGCGACAGGCGGAACGGCCATTGTTTGCATCTGTTGATATAGCTAATTTAAGTATGCACTTGAAAAAATTAGCGAAGGCTGGCGTTAAGCTGGCAATCATTGATACGCCTCCTGCCGTCACTGGAACGATCCGAGATGTTTTGGCGGTTGCGGATCTGGTCTTAATTCCAACTAGGCCAAGCCCCCATGATTTACGTGCGGTTGGATCGACTGTTGATTTGGTTGAACAGGCAGGAAAGCGAATGGTATTTGTCATCAATGGTGCAGCTGCGCGAGCTCGAATAACAGGAGAAGCTGCTGTTGCTTTATCTCAGCACGGCACTGTAGCTCCTGTGACGTTATATCAGCGTACTGACTTTGCAGCATCAATGATTGACGGTCGAACAGTGCAAGAGCTTGATGCAAATAGCAAGTCTGCCGAAGAAATTAAGAATCTATGGATGTACGTATTTACGCAAATACATAAAGTAGATACTGTACGTACTAACGTAACTGCGTAG